The Sphingorhabdus lutea genome segment AAAAAAGCCGCGCAACAGCAAATTTTGGCGATGATAGATGCCCTACAACCCAAAATTGCGTCATCGGCGATGTTCATCACGCAATATTGCGGCCTGCCGGTTAAATTGGCGGTGTTGCCGGAATATTTATTCACCAGCTATCCAGGCAAAATATCCATCCCCGACTTTGCGGCAAAGGCGGGATTTGACATGCAGGGGGCGGAATATGACGCGCTGGGCAAAGTGGCGCAAAATTTAGGTATATATTTATCGGGCAATGCATATGAAATTGACCCCAATTTTCCCGACCTTTATTTTCAGGCCAGTTTCATCATTTCCCCATCGGGTGATTTAATCCATCGATACCGCCGCCTTATTTCCATTTTTGCGCCCACGCCGCATGATGTGTGGGATAAATATGTTGATATTTATGGCATGGACGGCGTTTTTCCCGTGGCCAAAACCGGAATTGGCAATTTGGCCACCATTGCATCGGAAGAAATATTATATCCCGAAATTGCCCGCGCATTGGCGATGCGTGGGGCAGAAATATTTTGTCATTCATCCAGCGAAATTGGCTCACCTTTAACCACGCCAAAGGCAATTGCCCGCCGCGCCCGCGCCTTTGAAAATATGTCCTATATCATCAGCGCAAATACCGCAGGGGTGGATAAAACCGCCATGCCCTTGGCAAGCGCAGACGGGAACAGCCAATTTGTGGATTATAAGGGCAAGGTGCAGGCCGAATCCAATAACGGGGAAACATTTACCGCATTTGGCGAGGTGGATATAACCGCCCTTCGCGCCGCCCGTGCCCGCCCCGCCATGACAAATGCCCTTTCGCGGCAGGCAAATGGCTTATTCGCCGACATTTACCGCGACATTGAAATTCGGCCTTCAAATGGTTTGATGCATGTCAAAGACAATATTCCAGACAGAGAATATTTTATGACTAAGCAAGAACAAGCGATACAAAATTTACTGAAAATTATGAAAGAATAGGAGGATATGATGAGCAATAATAAAGACGCAAAAATTGATGTCGCCCCGCCATATCGCGCTGTATCACTGCATGGCGTTTCCCCCATTCCCAACCATGATGAGGCGGCGCGTTTTGATTTTCTGGCCAATTTTAACAAATTTCTATCCGCTGAATTGGGCGCGGGCAATAAACTTGCCTATGATAAACAGGTCCTGCCCGCTTTTGAAAAACAACATGGACGCCCCCCAAAGGACAGGTTCGAAATTCGCCATGCGATGAACAAGGACCCGCTGCATCAACTATGGTCCGCGTCAAAGCGCAATTCGATGGAGATGCGGCAACAAAATGGTCGCTCCATGGTGCTGCGCCAATTGGACGAATTGGATGCAAAGGCGCGTAAATTAAATGAAGGCAAGGCCAGTTTAATATTAAACGCCGACATTGAAATTCCGCGCTATCAATCCGCCGTCGATATTCATTGCATGCCGGGCAGTTATCATGGGGAGGAACGAAGCGGCGATATATCGGCGGGCGCAAATTATGATTGCGGTATTTTTGCCACCACGGCGGGCGGGCTTGGCGCTTTATCCGATGGCGGCGGCATGGCCCTTGCCAAATGGATACAGAAAGAAAGACCGGAGTGGACGCCGCGCCGCATTTTGGACATTGGCTGCACTGTGGGGCATAATATTGTGCCCCTTGCCCTTGCCTTTCCCGATAGCGAAATTATCGCCATTGATACCGCCGCGCCATCATTGCGATATGCCCATGCGCGGGCAAGGTCGCTGGGCGCACATAATATTACATTTATTCAGGCAAATGCAGAAAATTTATCCCAATTTGATGATGGATATTTTGATTGGGTGCAAACCACCATGTTCCTGCATGAAACCAGCGGCAAGGCATTGCCCCGCATCTTGGCGGAGGGATATCGCGTGCTGGCCGATAAAGGGTTAATGTTCCATTTGGAACAACCGCAATATAGTGATGACATGCCCCTATATGAGCAATTTATCCGCGATTGGGATGCGTTTAACAATAATGAACCATTTTGGTCGGCCATGCATGCATTGGATTTAAAGGATGAAATGGTAAAAGTGGGCTTTGCACGCGATAAATTATTTACCACCGGTGTCCGCGCCGTGGTTGATACCGATATTTTTCCCGAAGCCCCCACGGGCGAAAATGAAGATCATGGCCGCGCCGCATTTTGGCACGCCTATGGCGCATGGAAAGAATGAATATGAGCATGAATGACCAAATTGATTGGATGGCACGCGCCAATGCAAAGGCAAAGGGAAAGCGCCCTGAATATTTTGACCAACCCGAAGATGACCGCATTTATTCCATTTTAATGGCATTGGTGGGCGAGGTTTCGGTCATGCGGCAACGATTGGACACGGTGGAGCGTTTATTGGAAGAAAAGGGGCAAATTAGCCGCCAAGACATTGAAACCTATCATCCCGATAGACAGGCCGGCCAAGAACGCGGCGAGATGATACGCGAATATATTTACCGGATTATGCGCGGGCCAATGCAGGCGGTGGAAGAATTGCAAAAACCCGATGCCCCGGTCGAGGAAGTCAGCAATTTATTACGTGATATTTAATTTATATAGGGGTGTGCCAAATAGGCGGCGTTTATCTGTATAAATTGCCGTCTATAATAAAATCATCAGCTTATCTTAATCATCAACTTGCCCATATGGTCGCCCGCCGCCAAATATTCATATGCCGCCAATGCATCGTCAAAGGCGAATTTTTTGTCAATAATGGGTGTGATATTATGTTTTGAGACATGATGAACCAACTCGGCCAACATATCCCTGCTGCCCGATGTTATGCCCTTTATCGTCAAATTTTTGCCGATAATCGCGAATAAATTGGGCGCATGGTCCAATTGTCCGGCAAGTGCCCCTATCATGGCTATTTTACCATTTGGCGCGGCGGCATTTAATGTGCGTTCCAACGACATCATCCCTGCGGTGTCCAAAATCATGGACGCGCCCATGCCGCCATTTTGTTCCAACAGAATTTCATCCCAATGGGGATTGTCACGGTAATTTATCACCATATCCGCGCCAAGTGATGTGCATTTTGCCAATTTTTCATCTGATGATGAGGTAATCGCCACCCGTGCGCCCATTGCCTTTGCAATTTGCAACGCCAAAATTGACACCCCCCCCGTGCCAAGGGTCAGCACCAATTCATCAGATTTCACATTATCATTCGGCTTCACTTCATTATCCGGCTTCACTTCGCCAAATGCCGATAATGCGTGCCAAACCGTTGTTCCAGCGGCAGCCAAGCATGCCGCGCTGTCATCATTTATATTGTCCGGTAATATAATAACAGCAGTGGCGGGTATGATGATATATTCGGCCAGCCAGCCATGGCGGCTTACCCCCAAATCCTGCGCGAAAATCGCCGGATTATATGGCCCGCTCGTCCAATTTACAAAATGCGGAGCAATGATGCGCTTACCCTTTATGGCGTCATCAACGCCTTCGCCCACCATATCAACCACACCGACACCATCGGACAAAGGGATAATATCATGCGGTTTCTTCGGGCCATATTTGCCCTGTAATATCAATAAATCGCGGTGGTTTAAACAGGCGGCAATTACCCTAATCCGCACCTCCCCGGCTTTAGGCAATGGTGCGGGACGATTTACAAGGCATAAATCATATAATCCGTTTTGCGCCCCAATTTCATATGCCCGCATCATGTGCCATTTTCCGCAAATGCGGCAATAGGCGCAGCCTCCCCGCCTTGTAAAATAATGGCCTGCCTGCGGAAAAAGCGTAAAATGCCGCTGTCGCCCATGCGGCTTGCCCCTATGCCGGAAAGGCCAAAGCTGGATTTTTCGGCCTCCCATATCATGGAGGTTAACGATCCATCATTTAACGACACACCGCCGACATTTAACCGCCGGCCCACCGCCTCTGCCTCGTCCAAACTGCCCGCAATTACCGCGCCGGACAGGCCATATTTGCTGTGATTTGCCATCATCACCGCCTCGTCTATATTATCAAAGGCGCGAACGGGAATGACCGGACCAAATGTTTCCTCCGCCACAATATCCATTTGGCTGCTGATATTACCAATAATTGTGGGGCGTAAATATTTGCCGCCACCTAAAGTTTCCACCGTGCCGCCACAATAAATTTCCGCGCCCTTTTTAACCGCATCATCCAATTGTGCCTGCACAATATCGCCCTGTTTGCCAAAAATAAATGGCCCAATATGCCCCTTATTTATATCGGGATAATTTAATTCGACCGCCTCTGCCTGTGCGATAAGCGCATCCATAAATGGCGCGATAATTTCTTTGGCCACATAAACACGTTCAATTGATTGGCATGCTTGGCCGCTATTCACAATGGACGCGCGAAGGGCGATGCTGGCTGCTTTTTTGGGGTCAGCGCTGGCCAAAATAATCATGGGGTCTTTGCCGCCCAATTCCAAACTGGCGGGAATAAATGCCTCTGCGGCGGCCATGCCAACCTTTTGCCCCGTGGCGACCGAACCGGTAAAGGCGATATAATCGACATATTTAATCATTGCCGCGCCGCTTTGCCCGTCACCCTCCACCACACATAAAATATCGCGCAATTCCGGCACATCCTCTATCGCGGTTAATAATGGCGCGATAAAGCGCGGGGTTATTTCCGATGGTTTAATAATGACCGCACAACCCGCCATTAACGCGGGAACAGCGTCAATTAAGGCAAGGGTTAAGGGGAAGTTCCATGGGCTAATCACCCCAATTAAGGCATAGGGCCTTAACGCTGTTTTTGTGCTAATATTTGGAACGGACGTTGGGTTTTCCCTGCCCTTTGCCGCCGCGATAATTTCCGGCGCATTGGCCGCCCACCGGCGCAGCAATTTTGCCGTGCCATCCACCTCAATCACCGAAATTTTGCGTCGGCCCGTATCAAGGGTAAGCGCAGCGGCAATATCGCCGCCATGTTTTTCAATGGACAGCGCCAATTTTTCCAAAATCGCCCCTCGCTCTTCCACTTTACGCGCCGCCCAATTATATTGAGCATCACGCATTTTTTGGGTTAATGACTTTAATGCATCATCCTTTATTGGCGTAATTTCATAATCGGCCTTACCCGTGCGCGGATTGATAATTTTCATTGCTGTTTTTCCCATATTCGGACCAAATCGTCCCCTCTTGTGAAAAAACCACTATCCTGCATTAACAAATTATCAAGCATATTTTCAAATGAACCAATACGATAGGGCAGGCCCATAATATATGGCGTTATATGTAATGGCAGCAACCGGCCGCCAAATTGCGCCGCCTCCCCATGCAACCAATGAAATGCATCCATCATCGACGCAGCATAATTATTGGCGGATTGTTGTTGCACGCTTATAATCTGCCTGTCCGATATTTCATGATTTAGGGGCAGGTTGATAAGGCCATTATTGAAGCGATAGGGCAATTCATCATTCACCCAATCACAGCAATATTTCACCCCATTTTCCGTCAAAATATCCGCCGTTCGCCAGCTTTGTGACCGCGAAATGGACAGCCATCCGCTTGGTTTTTCACCAATTGCCTTGGTTAAAATTTCCAATGATTGTTCTATGATGGCGCGTTCTTGCGCCTCATCCATATTGCTGGCAATGCTTGCGTTCATATCGGTTGAATGGGCGATAATTTCATGCCCATCGGCCAAAATATCTTCAACCAATGCGGGATATTTTTCGGCAATAATGCTGTTTGCCGCTATACTAGCCCTTATCCCCCGCTGCTTAAACGCATCCAATAATCGGTAAATGCCAATTCGCGTGCCATATTCACGCGATGTATAATGCCGATAATCGGGATAGGGGGTCACCATATGCCCCGGCGCACGAAAGGGGGCATCATTGGGGATGATGGGGAAATATTCCAAACTAACGCATATCCATATGGCGACTTTTTTGTCATTATCCCATTTTATCGCGGGCCGTTGGTGCATGGCCGACCATGGATAAATATCATGATCATATCCATATTGGCGGCGTGGATATTCTATATATTTCGGGTCTAAACTCATTTTATTTGCCCCTTATATGCATCCACAATATCGCCCGCACGGGCAATCCATGCACGGCCATCATTGGCAATATATCGAAGCGCCTCTTCAAATGGGCCAATACGGTGCGGTTGGCCAATTAAATATGCATGAAGCGGGATGCACATCACCGTGCCCGATGCCTCCCCTTCGCTAGCCAGCCTTTCATATTGCCGGATTAGGGTATCGGCATATTCACGCGGGCTCATATTATAAACAAAAAAACCATAATGGTCATTCACCTCCAAACTATAGGGGATGGAGACCAAATTGCCCGATTTTGTGATGACCCGTTGTATTTGATCATCATGATATAAATCGCATGTATAATCGAGCCCATATTCGGCGATAAGGTCCAATGTGCGCGGCGTATGGGTTAATGCGGGGGCAAGCCATCCGCGAATTTTCTGGCCCGTGGCTTCTTCCACCGTTTTAATTGAATCTTCTATAATCGCGCGCTCCTGCGCCTCATCCATATCATAACAATATCTTGTATTATAAATACCGTGGCTGAAAAATTCCCATCCACGCGCCACGCCATCAGCCACCACTTCGGGATGATGTTGGCAAAGTGCGACCGATAAGGATACAGATCCTGCAAAGCCATATTTGCTCATCACCTCTGCCATGCGCCAATGCGATACACGGTTGCTATGGTCACGATGTGCATATCCAACCACATCCGGATGCGGCTTGGCCCATGCCTTTCTTTGTGGATGAAGCGGCGGGTCAATTTCATAATATTCCAAATTGGGCGCAACCCACACCGCGCATGTTTTCCCATCCGGCCATGTTATTTTGGGCCGATTGCGATAGGGGTTGAATTCATAAATTTCGGGGTCAGCTGCTCCTTCCTTCATTATTGCGCCTCCAACCAGTCAATGACCATTTGCACCGGTTCAACATCGGCATATTTTAATTGCAGGTCGGTTAAATTGGCATAATGATAGCTTTCATGCTTATCCGCCGTGGTTTCAATCGGCACGATGGTGCGATATCCACGCGACAAAGCCTCCACCGCCGTGGCGCGGACACATCCCGATGTGCTGCCCCCCGTAACCACCACCGTGTCCACCCCATGAAATGTCAAATAACTGGCCAATGGGGTTTCAAAAAATGCAGACGGCATTCTTTTGGTATATTGCATATCATCGGCGTGAATATCACATCGGGGGTCAAAGGCGTGGCGTTCGCTGTCATATTTAATATTTTGCAGCGAATCGGGCGTATCGGTGCGCGTTCCCCACACACCGGCGTCGCCCGCATTATCCATAAATCCTACGCGTGACCAAATAACCGGCATGTTTTTTTGACGCGCCAATTGAGAAATTTTATTGGCATATTCTATCTGCCTTGGGTCGGTTTCATATGCGGTGGCGAACATATCTGTGCGTGTATATGCCTGTTGAAAATCAACATTTATTATCGCCAATTTTTTGCCAAAACCAAATTTCTTTCGCGCTGGATTGGCCATGACCTCCTCAAATATTTGTTTTGCGGTTTTGCCATCGCTAATCATTTTTGTGCCCAGCATATATCTTCCCCAATTTTTATTTTAACCTTGTGCTTGCCAATATCTATGACAGGTTATAAGAGGAAGTCGAGTAAAATTTGTCCGGACAACTTATTGATGCATATATCACGTCATTATATCAGCATAGAGGGACGCAGGGTTCATTATGCAAAATGTGGCTCTGGCCCGCATTTATTGATGGTGCATCAAAGCCCGCGTTCATCCACCGAATATCATGCATTGATGCAAAAATGGGGACAATATTTCACCTGTATCGCCCCAGATTTGCCTGGTTTCGGGCATAGCGACCCATTATCACATCCCGCGCCAGAGATTGAGGATTTTGCCGATGCGATGGTCGAATTTGCGCACGCGGTGGGTATCAAAAAAATATTGGGATATGGCTTTCATTCCGGCGGAATCATTTTGGTCACCGCATTAAAACGCCATATGGAAAAATTTGCCGGCCTTGCCATTGGCGGCTATGCCATTTGGAATGATGAAGAACGCGTCAAAATCGGCCCGCCCTATATTCCGCAAAATCCACCACAGCCATATGGGCAGCATTTGGTCTGGCTATGGAACAGGATATTGGAACAAAGCTGGTATTTTCCATGGTTTGAACCCAGTGATGAAAATAGGATGCCAGTCGCCCATGATGATGTTAGTAAAATCAGCCTGATTATAGAGGATATGCTGAACAGCGGCGATGCATATCGCCTTGGCTATGGCGCGGTATTGCGGGCGGGCCGCGACATTCCCCCACCCGAAACAAACAGCCCGCCGGTGCAAATTACCGCCTATAATGGTGATCCGCTGCAATCACATTTGGAACGATTGGGCAACATGCCGCAAAGCTGGTCCGCATTTGGCGTGGATACGCCCGATGATCATTATGATGCCAGCTTAAAATTTCTTCTTTCCATATCCTATCAAGAAAATGGCCCATTGGGCGAGGATGAAAATGCAGGCTTTATCCACATTATAACCGAAGATTTTGATGGTTTAATCCATTGGCAGGGCAATAAAAATTCCGGTGAAATATATATTCATACGGCGGGAGAGGAAATTGACATCAGCGCAAAACCAAATGCCATTCACATTGATATGCCGGGCCACGGTCTGTCCGATATGTGGCGCGGGGATGCGCCCATAAATTGGGATATATGGCAAAAGCTGATTGATAAGGTCGCGGCATATTTTAATGCAAAAGAAATAAACCACGCCCCCTTACCAATTGGCGATGCACAAATGCTATATCCCGATTTATCACCCGACAGGTTCGGCCATTATTTGACCAAAGCATGGGCAATTGTCCGCGCAGAGCAAATTTTTAAGCCATGGTATTTGGCAGATGCTAGCCATACGAAGAAAATTGACACAAATGCCTTACATCCACAGGCGCTGGCCAAAAAACATCGCGCCCGCATCCGCGCCATATCGGCAAAACAAATGCATATTGCTGCCCAACAAAGGGGTAAAGCATGATGCAAAAAAGTTTCAGGGAAGAACAACTTAAACAATGGAGCAGAGCATGAGCTTAAAAGAAAAAATGCCATTATTGGCCCGTCATGAAGGCGTGTGGGATGGGGTTTACACCTATTTCAATGATAAGGATGAAATGATTGATCAGCATAAAAGCCGTTTATTATGCCGGATTATGGATGATGATGCCGAATATCCCTATCACCAAACCAACCATTATACATGGGATGATGGGCGCACCGATATACGCGATTTCCCTGCAACATATCGCGATGGCCGCGTGTGGTGGGACAATGAACTTATCGTCGGTTGGGCGTCGGCGGTTGATTTGGATGAATATAATCGCACCATGATGTTATATTGGCAGCGCACCGGCGATCCGTCACTTTATCTATATGAAATGATCCAAATTTCCGATGATGGTCAATCACGTTGCCGTACATGGCATTGGATTCGTGACGGAAAATTGGAAACCCGCACCGTCATTCAGGAAACATTTGTGACCAAGGATTGGCGCAAAATTGATGCAGAAATGGCGGCCAAAGCTGCCTAATCCGCAAACCTTATTTGGCAAGATATGGGATGACCATATCATTGCCGATTTGTCAGTTGACAAAGATGGTTCAGCCGCGTTGATTGCGATTGACAGGATATTCCTGCACGAACGCACCGGCGCGGCTGCTTTATCATCTTTGGCGAATGCAGGGCGCGTCCCCCTTGACCCCAGCCGCATTTTCGCGGTGATGGACCATATTGTCGATACGCGCATTGGACGCAGTGACCGGACAATGATGCAGGGGGGGCAGGCATTTATAACCGAAACAAGGGATGCATGTAAAAAGGCAGGCATTACCCTATTTGATATTGGTGATGAGGAACAGGGTATCACCCATGTCATTTCCCCCGAATTGGGAATTGTCCTGCCGGGTTGCACCATAATCGCGCCGGACAGCCACACATGCACACAGGGCGCATTTGGCGCATTGGCATGGGGCATCGGGTCATCAGAGGCGGAACATGCCATGGCCACCGGCACTTTGCGGGTGGCAAGACCCAAAACCATGCGCGTTCATTTTAATGGCGAACTGGCACGCGGCGTTGGCGCAAAGGATATGATTTTATACCTTATCGCGCAATATGGCGCGGGCGGCGGCAGCGGATATGCCATTGAATTTTGTGGCAATGCGGTTACCAATTTGGACATGGAAGGGCGGATGACCCTGTGCAATATGGCCACCGAATTTGCCGCCTTTACCGGCATGATTGCGCCGGATGAAAAAACCATAAATTATTTGCGCGGGCGGCGATATGCACCAACAAATTTACCCGATTGGGGTTATTTGAAAAGCGATGAAGGCGCGGTTTTTGACAAAGAAATTCATATAAATAGCACAGATATTTCCCCGATGATAAGTTGGGGTACTTCGCCGCAGCATAGCATAGCAGCACATGATATTATTCCTGAAAATGCGCCCCAAAGCGCCCTTAAATATATGGGGTTAAAATCGGGGCAAAGCATATTGGGCCTGCCCATTAATGTCGCCTTTATCGGCAGCTGCACCAACGCGCGTATCACCGATTTGCGCCGCGCCGCCGCAATTATTTCGGGCAAGAAAATAGCCGGTGGCGTATGTGCTTTGGTTGTTCCGGGTTCCACCCAAGTGAAAAAAATAGCCGAGGCAGAGGGGTTGGACAAAATATTCACCGATGCTGGATTTGAATGGCGCGAAAGC includes the following:
- a CDS encoding nitrilase-related carbon-nitrogen hydrolase, yielding MMENNIPQYPAPYAAMAMQLTAMSVEKCADKKAAQQQILAMIDALQPKIASSAMFITQYCGLPVKLAVLPEYLFTSYPGKISIPDFAAKAGFDMQGAEYDALGKVAQNLGIYLSGNAYEIDPNFPDLYFQASFIISPSGDLIHRYRRLISIFAPTPHDVWDKYVDIYGMDGVFPVAKTGIGNLATIASEEILYPEIARALAMRGAEIFCHSSSEIGSPLTTPKAIARRARAFENMSYIISANTAGVDKTAMPLASADGNSQFVDYKGKVQAESNNGETFTAFGEVDITALRAARARPAMTNALSRQANGLFADIYRDIEIRPSNGLMHVKDNIPDREYFMTKQEQAIQNLLKIMKE
- a CDS encoding class I SAM-dependent methyltransferase produces the protein MMSNNKDAKIDVAPPYRAVSLHGVSPIPNHDEAARFDFLANFNKFLSAELGAGNKLAYDKQVLPAFEKQHGRPPKDRFEIRHAMNKDPLHQLWSASKRNSMEMRQQNGRSMVLRQLDELDAKARKLNEGKASLILNADIEIPRYQSAVDIHCMPGSYHGEERSGDISAGANYDCGIFATTAGGLGALSDGGGMALAKWIQKERPEWTPRRILDIGCTVGHNIVPLALAFPDSEIIAIDTAAPSLRYAHARARSLGAHNITFIQANAENLSQFDDGYFDWVQTTMFLHETSGKALPRILAEGYRVLADKGLMFHLEQPQYSDDMPLYEQFIRDWDAFNNNEPFWSAMHALDLKDEMVKVGFARDKLFTTGVRAVVDTDIFPEAPTGENEDHGRAAFWHAYGAWKE
- a CDS encoding zinc-dependent alcohol dehydrogenase family protein gives rise to the protein MMRAYEIGAQNGLYDLCLVNRPAPLPKAGEVRIRVIAACLNHRDLLILQGKYGPKKPHDIIPLSDGVGVVDMVGEGVDDAIKGKRIIAPHFVNWTSGPYNPAIFAQDLGVSRHGWLAEYIIIPATAVIILPDNINDDSAACLAAAGTTVWHALSAFGEVKPDNEVKPNDNVKSDELVLTLGTGGVSILALQIAKAMGARVAITSSSDEKLAKCTSLGADMVINYRDNPHWDEILLEQNGGMGASMILDTAGMMSLERTLNAAAPNGKIAMIGALAGQLDHAPNLFAIIGKNLTIKGITSGSRDMLAELVHHVSKHNITPIIDKKFAFDDALAAYEYLAAGDHMGKLMIKIS
- a CDS encoding aldehyde dehydrogenase family protein, with translation MKIINPRTGKADYEITPIKDDALKSLTQKMRDAQYNWAARKVEERGAILEKLALSIEKHGGDIAAALTLDTGRRKISVIEVDGTAKLLRRWAANAPEIIAAAKGRENPTSVPNISTKTALRPYALIGVISPWNFPLTLALIDAVPALMAGCAVIIKPSEITPRFIAPLLTAIEDVPELRDILCVVEGDGQSGAAMIKYVDYIAFTGSVATGQKVGMAAAEAFIPASLELGGKDPMIILASADPKKAASIALRASIVNSGQACQSIERVYVAKEIIAPFMDALIAQAEAVELNYPDINKGHIGPFIFGKQGDIVQAQLDDAVKKGAEIYCGGTVETLGGGKYLRPTIIGNISSQMDIVAEETFGPVIPVRAFDNIDEAVMMANHSKYGLSGAVIAGSLDEAEAVGRRLNVGGVSLNDGSLTSMIWEAEKSSFGLSGIGASRMGDSGILRFFRRQAIILQGGEAAPIAAFAENGT
- a CDS encoding polysaccharide deacetylase family protein; this translates as MSLDPKYIEYPRRQYGYDHDIYPWSAMHQRPAIKWDNDKKVAIWICVSLEYFPIIPNDAPFRAPGHMVTPYPDYRHYTSREYGTRIGIYRLLDAFKQRGIRASIAANSIIAEKYPALVEDILADGHEIIAHSTDMNASIASNMDEAQERAIIEQSLEILTKAIGEKPSGWLSISRSQSWRTADILTENGVKYCCDWVNDELPYRFNNGLINLPLNHEISDRQIISVQQQSANNYAASMMDAFHWLHGEAAQFGGRLLPLHITPYIMGLPYRIGSFENMLDNLLMQDSGFFTRGDDLVRIWEKQQ
- a CDS encoding polysaccharide deacetylase family protein; the encoded protein is MKEGAADPEIYEFNPYRNRPKITWPDGKTCAVWVAPNLEYYEIDPPLHPQRKAWAKPHPDVVGYAHRDHSNRVSHWRMAEVMSKYGFAGSVSLSVALCQHHPEVVADGVARGWEFFSHGIYNTRYCYDMDEAQERAIIEDSIKTVEEATGQKIRGWLAPALTHTPRTLDLIAEYGLDYTCDLYHDDQIQRVITKSGNLVSIPYSLEVNDHYGFFVYNMSPREYADTLIRQYERLASEGEASGTVMCIPLHAYLIGQPHRIGPFEEALRYIANDGRAWIARAGDIVDAYKGQIK
- a CDS encoding isochorismatase family protein, which encodes MLGTKMISDGKTAKQIFEEVMANPARKKFGFGKKLAIINVDFQQAYTRTDMFATAYETDPRQIEYANKISQLARQKNMPVIWSRVGFMDNAGDAGVWGTRTDTPDSLQNIKYDSERHAFDPRCDIHADDMQYTKRMPSAFFETPLASYLTFHGVDTVVVTGGSTSGCVRATAVEALSRGYRTIVPIETTADKHESYHYANLTDLQLKYADVEPVQMVIDWLEAQ
- a CDS encoding alpha/beta hydrolase encodes the protein MHISRHYISIEGRRVHYAKCGSGPHLLMVHQSPRSSTEYHALMQKWGQYFTCIAPDLPGFGHSDPLSHPAPEIEDFADAMVEFAHAVGIKKILGYGFHSGGIILVTALKRHMEKFAGLAIGGYAIWNDEERVKIGPPYIPQNPPQPYGQHLVWLWNRILEQSWYFPWFEPSDENRMPVAHDDVSKISLIIEDMLNSGDAYRLGYGAVLRAGRDIPPPETNSPPVQITAYNGDPLQSHLERLGNMPQSWSAFGVDTPDDHYDASLKFLLSISYQENGPLGEDENAGFIHIITEDFDGLIHWQGNKNSGEIYIHTAGEEIDISAKPNAIHIDMPGHGLSDMWRGDAPINWDIWQKLIDKVAAYFNAKEINHAPLPIGDAQMLYPDLSPDRFGHYLTKAWAIVRAEQIFKPWYLADASHTKKIDTNALHPQALAKKHRARIRAISAKQMHIAAQQRGKA
- a CDS encoding DUF3598 domain-containing protein, encoding MSLKEKMPLLARHEGVWDGVYTYFNDKDEMIDQHKSRLLCRIMDDDAEYPYHQTNHYTWDDGRTDIRDFPATYRDGRVWWDNELIVGWASAVDLDEYNRTMMLYWQRTGDPSLYLYEMIQISDDGQSRCRTWHWIRDGKLETRTVIQETFVTKDWRKIDAEMAAKAA
- a CDS encoding 3-isopropylmalate dehydratase large subunit, with protein sequence MQKWRPKLPNPQTLFGKIWDDHIIADLSVDKDGSAALIAIDRIFLHERTGAAALSSLANAGRVPLDPSRIFAVMDHIVDTRIGRSDRTMMQGGQAFITETRDACKKAGITLFDIGDEEQGITHVISPELGIVLPGCTIIAPDSHTCTQGAFGALAWGIGSSEAEHAMATGTLRVARPKTMRVHFNGELARGVGAKDMILYLIAQYGAGGGSGYAIEFCGNAVTNLDMEGRMTLCNMATEFAAFTGMIAPDEKTINYLRGRRYAPTNLPDWGYLKSDEGAVFDKEIHINSTDISPMISWGTSPQHSIAAHDIIPENAPQSALKYMGLKSGQSILGLPINVAFIGSCTNARITDLRRAAAIISGKKIAGGVCALVVPGSTQVKKIAEAEGLDKIFTDAGFEWRESGCSLCFYAGGESFPEGSRVISSTNRNFEGRQGPNIQTHIASPDIVAASAIAGRIALP